From one Henningerozyma blattae CBS 6284 chromosome 1, complete genome genomic stretch:
- the DDI1 gene encoding Ddi1p (similar to Saccharomyces cerevisiae DDI1 (YER143W); ancestral locus Anc_8.185): MQVTISNEITGQVYGPLDLSDDMTVPDLLALIELECQFDKTKHDLYHNTDLIDKLSEKTMKDLNIENDDLLLIRQKIPTMNDMQRQYADRVNQMDDVSFVEEFRQELLHNAELRNKVSNDIPDLETIIQNKEEFNEKIGPILIQRRRGMPGNGGGIPQNSFGIPQQDYIRLMSNPDDPENQKKIVELINQQEIDEQMRNALEYTPEVFTQVNMLFINMEINGHPVKAFVDSGAQTTIMTPKIAELTGLSRLIDKRFKGEARGVGVGKILGKIHQAQVKIETQFIPCSFTVLETDVDILLGLDMLRRHQAIMDLERDVLKIAGVETKFLGEAEIPKFGPQPKEEKTSGDASGNITHGTSSSAKTQSKSTTPAQVTATTPAQATSITPAQATAITPAQTTSTTPVQPKEKYPEATIKQLMDLGFSKMEVVHALDMTNGNAEMAASLLFSM; this comes from the coding sequence AAACTAAGCATGATTTATATCATAATACTGATTTGATAGATAAATTATCTGAAAAGACTatgaaagatttaaatattgagaatgatgatttattattaataagaCAGAAAATCCCCACAATGAATGATATGCAAAGGCAATATGCTGATAGAGTAAATCAAATGGATGATGTATCATTTGTGGAAGAATTTAGACAAGAATTATTGCATAATGCAGAATTAAGGAATAAAGTTTCTAATGATATTCCTGATTTAGAAacaataattcaaaataaagaagaatttaatgaGAAAATTGGACCTATATTAATTCAAAGAAGACGTGGTATGCCTGGTAATGGTGGTGGTATCCCTCAAAATTCATTTGGTATTCCACAACAGGATTATATAAGATTGATGAGTAATCCAGATGATCctgaaaatcaaaaaaaaattgttgaattaattaatcaaCAAGAAATTGATGAGCAGATGCGTAATGCCCTGGAATATACACCTGAAGTCTTTACACAAGTCAATAtgttatttattaatatggAAATCAACGGGCATCCAGTTAAGGCGTTTGTAGATTCAGGAGCACAAACCACTATTATGACCCCCAAGATAGCTGAATTGACTGGGTTAAGTAGATTAATagataaaagatttaaaggTGAAGCTAGAGGTGTTGGTGTTGGTAAGATTTTGGGTAAGATCCATCAAGCACAAGTTAAGATTGAAACACAATTTATTCCATGTAGTTTTACTGTTTTAGAGACTGATGTTGATATCTTATTAGGATTAGATATGTTAAGAAGACACCAAGCTATTATGGATTTGGAAAGGGATGTTTTGAAAATTGCTGGTGTGGAAACTAAATTTTTAGGTGAAGCTGAGATACCTAAATTTGGTCCACAAcctaaagaagaaaagacTAGTGGGGATGCAAGTGGGAATATTACTCATGGTACTTCCTCCTCTGCCAAGACTCAATCTAAATCGACTACTCCTGCACAGGTCACTGCGACTACTCCTGCACAGGCCACTTCGATTACTCCTGCACAGGCCACTGCGATTACTCCTGCACAGACCACTTCGACTACCCCTGTTCAAcccaaagaaaaataccCTGAAGCTACtattaaacaattaatgGATCTTGGGTTTTCCAAGATGGAAGTGGTCCATGCATTAGATATGACTAATGGTAATGCTGAAATGGCAGCCTCTTTACTATTTAGTATGTAa